The Phocoena sinus isolate mPhoSin1 chromosome 8, mPhoSin1.pri, whole genome shotgun sequence nucleotide sequence AGGGCAAGGCTTCTATGATTTTACACTGGGAAAAGCACAgaattatatattaaagaaagaaggaaagcttcGTGCTTATGGTTGTTTGGGGAGAcagagttaaaaaacaaaaacaaatggaaaaacaggCCTGGACTCAGCTTCTATGGCTGCCAGCAGCCCTACTTGAGGCCAGTGAGCCCTCCCATAGCTGCAGGCGCCCCGAGCAGCATGACCGTcgggagtggggaggaaagaaTGCAGAGGCCAGCTCAGCAAACAGTGGAACTTTCCTGCCTCGCTCAAGGCTGACTCAGCAGAACTGACCTGGTTGGCACGGACGAGGGACATCCTGGTCTTGCCGCTGGGCGCTGCAGCAGGGGCGTAACCCCTGGAACACAGCTGGCAGGCAGGCCGGgtttcccttcccctctggtgCTCACCGTCTGTGGTCTGCAGCAGCTTCACAAGCTCCCTTGGCCCCGATTACTTCTCTCACTTCTGTCCCCAGAACTGAAAGGGCAGAACCACCCTTCGTTTTGGTTTTCCCTTCTAATGCAACAATCCATCGAAAGCACTTCTCATTTTCACATGGCAGCACTGGCTTTGAAACGACTGCATTTCACATCTAGCTCCCTAACTGTCGGACTAAGGTGAGTCAGGCACCTGTCTGAGCTCTTCAGTgtcatttgtaaaacagatttAATGGCAAGTAAATGTGATAGTTTAAAAAGTGCCCGTTACGGTGCCTGGCACGTTGTTCTCCTCACACGTTTGTTCTCATCTTTCAGGCATTCATTTTCAAGGGATGGGGAGCATCAGGCTTGAACAGGATCCAGGAGCCCTTGGGGCCTGTGTGGCCCtgcccagcctggcccccagcctCACCTTAGAGGCTCCAGGGGCTCGTGGGGCGGCCAGCATGTTGGTTAAGGAGAGCAGGGCATCCAGGGTCAGTGTCAAGACCTGTCATTGGCCCTGCATCCCCATCTCAAAGAGCCAGGGAAGGAATCTCTCACATCACCCCTTCTAGGACCAAATGACTCCAAAGTCAGAAAGGTCTCAGGGCTCACCCTGTGGATGAAGCCCCCAGTAGCCTCTTACCTGTGCCCCCAGCAATCATTCCCAGGTGATGGACCAGTTTGTTTTCAAGCTCACTCGTTTCGTATGTTGAACGTAAACTTCCCTGAAAAACACAGAGGATACTTCTGATGTCTACGGCTCTTGACTGGGAGCCCGCAAAACATCACTGAGTTCCTTGGGCCTCCCAGGAAGCAAGTCCACCTAAGCGAGTGGCTATGCCATTTTAAACCAGAGGAGCAAGCCAGGGTGGCCTCCTTAGCCAGCCCTGGTCCACCGGGGCCCAAAGTGGGAGTAGAGCCTGGGCACCCTTGGGGGAATAACTGCACCTTCTCTtctgaggaaggagaaagacaggCTGAAGTTAACATGGAGTGTCACACAGCTCTCTCGCCCACAGCAGCGAACGAGTAAGTGATGAGCATGTGAGCAAATGGATGAGTGTgcattccatccatccatccacccaccctccATTTCTCAGCAACAGCAAGTGCCTTTCGTGCATCAGGCATTGTGCTGGAGATACAGTGATGAGGAAACACCAAATCACTCCCTTACCTTCAGGGAGCTTATAATCTCATAAAGTGGGTGTGTTAATGAATGTATGAAGACTTCAAGGACAAGCCCATGTGACTCAAATCTGAGGAGCTTTCTAGAACAATGGAACAACCATAGGCATCTTCTTCTCCTAGCTGGAGGCCCAGTGTGAACCCCCCAGTACCTGACCCATGATAGAACAGGTGCCCGGATGGCCCTTGAAAAAGGATGTGTCCCCAGTTTTCATGTTCTCCAAGTACTGAGTCATCTTCCCCCCTTCTGGATGATTAGGGTGTACATTTTTGAAGTAGATTTGAAAAATAAGGCAGCATGGTTTTCACACCTTCAGCCCCGAGGCCACAGCCACACACAACTCAAGAATACACTTGCTACCAGAAACCAGGAAGAGCAAATCCTCTGCACTCACGGTTGCTCTAAAGCAACACCTAAAGACTTCACTAGGTCAACAGCTTCACTGTTAAATGACATCGCTGGGAAGCCCTGTCCAGAGTACGTGCCCCTTTTCCACCCACCCTGAACAAGCTTGTGACGGTGAGGCAGCTGGACATGGCGGGCATCATTTACCTTGATAGTTAAGTCCACAAAGCCTAGATCCTCATCAGTGGACACAGGCGTGTAAGCCCTGACCACCAACACACCATCCATTTTGGCCAAGAGATTAACATAGTTACCTACAGAAAAGGCACCAAATGTTAAGACTGAGCAGGGCCAGCCTAAACAGGACCAAGGATTTCTCTAAAGGACTGAGCTTTGGTGGTGGAGGGGGTGCATAGCGCGACAGGTGCATGGGAGGAAGGCCAAGCAGGGAAGAAGCCCAAGTCCAGGATGCCTAGATCCTAGGCCTGCCCTTATCACTCCATGTGCAAgcctggacaagtcacttcacccCATATACCTGCCCTGACTCCATCACAGCGTAGCTGTGAGCTTCACACACAGGAAGCCTACTGTCGGTGCAGGCTTACCGTGTCAAAGTGCTCTGTGGGGCAGGAAGAGCTAATTAAAGTTGGAGGCTGAgcattaaaaattacagaaaagtgtttcctttttaaagcaaaatatgtTGCCTTCGTAAAGTCATTTCTTCCTAAACTGTATGTATTACTGGGGTCTATGAATGAATCACAGCTCCCTCATCTGTATCCTGTCCCCCTGGCATGGAGCAGGCCTGGTCTCACAGGTATGCAGGGCTCCAGGATTTAGACATCCATGGACCATGAGTTCCAGCAGCAGCACTGTGTCTCCCTGGCCCATGGCTCTGCTGAAGGGCAGCAGTGAAGCTTTGAACCATGTAATTCTGTCCCCCCAGGGTAGACATGAACAGACCAGGGTGGCCAGAGACCTGTGGATCATGACTCCACGATCCAGTGTCACATGATGGGCTAGGCCACTCAGATTTCTGCTGCATCCAACATGGGAGACTTCAGTGACTAAGGCAATTAGTGGTGAGGGCAGAAGCTGCAATCAAGAGatgccaaggggcttccctggtggcgcagtggttgggagtccgcccgccgatgcaggggacacgggttcgtgccctggtccgggaagatcccacatgccacggagcagctaggcccatgagccatggccgctgagcctgcgcgtccggaacctgtgctccacaatgggagaggccgcaacagtgagaggcccacgtaacgcaaaaataaaaaaaaaaaagggggtgccAAGAGACAAAGGCAAGAGGAAGTTCTGAGCCAGAGTATCTGAGGGGGTAGAAGCTGTGTGTGCACAGGACAGAGAGAGACCATATGCAGACATAGCAGAGACCCAGGGAGAAGGGgcagaagaaggggcaggagggagggaaggaggaaaaggaggagggggcacTGCAGGGGCAAAACCCAGTCTTGAGGGGCCCCGAAGCCTGAGGTGCAAATGCTCTGGGTTAAGAAAGGACAGGcttaggatggataaacaaggtcctactgtatagcacagggaactatattgaatatcctgtgataaaccataatgggaaagaatatgaaaaagaatatatatatgtgtaactgagtcactttgctgtacagcagaaattaacacaacattgtaaatcaactgtacttccataaaattaaagaaaagaaaggacaggCTCAATGACTCTGGCTATGCCCTGGCTGGGAACCAGGGATACCCAGGAATAAACACCTGTGGCAGCTTCCTGCTGAGAACTCATCTGATACTGGAAACCTTAGAAAGCCTCTTTCAGATGCAGCCAACCTGGGCCTGGCCTGGCAGCAGCCTCAGAGAAAACGGGGCTGCCCGGCTGGTCCCGCAGACGGCATCTCTAACCAGCTTCATTTCAGCAGGGCTGGCAAGCATGAGCGATCTCCGAGCCTCCACAGCAGACTCTCCCAGAAGCCTCTAAATTACCTTGTGCACTGACTGTGCACTGCCCACACCAGGGCTGAGGAGAGAGTGGGTCATGACAGTTTCTAAGAAATTCTGTTTCTCAGAGGTTTTATTCTTCTGCCTTCTTGCCAATAGGGCTGGTCTCAccagccaggcagagggaatggaagGCAGGCTGACACCCAGCTTTCACGGATGAAAAGGGACAGAGGAAGCAGCAAGGAGGCTCAGGGGCCAGGCTGGCTGCCTAGTGGGTAATTTCATCACCTGAAGAGGTGACATCAAGCTTTTGTCCCAGGGACAAGTAGGCTATGGATGAGGATCTCCACCAGGAAGGCAAGCAGCACAAAGTTTCAGGCTGTGGGCCTAGCAGAGCGCTAAGACTGACTCAGCCACCTGGTGGTGGTACAGGTTAGAAATGGGATAACTCGGAACTCTAGGACTGCTAGGGCTCATATCCACAATGGTCCCTCCTTTCGTGCATGAGTCTGAGGTCCCTGCTGAGAATCCACGTACTGGAGGGGAAGGGCACCaaccccctcctgcccctccaaaACTTCTGGGCCTTCCTCTTGACAGTAGGGGAACATCAATTCCTCCCCATCCGTCCTAAGTgcacagcactttacagttttCTGAATTTTCACATCCATCAGTCACCTTAGTTCTCACAACAATGCAAGTAGCAGACAGGCCTGGGAAACCCATGTCATAGacagagtctcagagaggttgaggGACTTGCTTAAGATTGCCCAGCAAGGAGCTGGCAATGGGATCTTAGACCTTCTGACCTCTAGACTCAGTTCTTTTCAATGCTCATTAAGATATAGCTTTTGTGTCAGCCCCAATGGAACAATGAGAAAGGGAATGGACCGTCCCTAAGCCTATCTCCCTACCTCTTTGAGCTTATGTGGCTCAGGAAAGGTAGCAGGGCAACCTCTACACCTCAGCTGAGTTTCTGATAGGAGCAGAGTGCCCACAAGGCCCAGGTCCTGGTGATGACACTAAACTCCACTCACCTACAGGAAGCCCTAAGGCATGGTCCGGCGAGGGCAGTCCAAAGCGGAACCTCCGAGTGTTGTAGCTGATTTgctaataaaacagaaaacagaggcAGGCTCAGTCAGCTTTCTGGAAGGTTTGCTGGGCAGCTCAGATGCCTGGGAAAGGAGCTCCcagcacacatacacagacagtGGCAGTGGGGAGCAAACTAGAAGCCATGGAATGCCCATCCCACTGCCCTGGCCTCCCCAGCCAACACATTCCCCACCGCTTTGTCTTCCTCTCACATCACCATCAccacaccaccccccccccccccgcaatcCTGCCCCTGACAGCAGAGGGGGAGGGCCTGACCCATCACCTCTTTCTCAGTCAGGGCAGC carries:
- the LOC116758337 gene encoding LOW QUALITY PROTEIN: NADH-cytochrome b5 reductase 2 (The sequence of the model RefSeq protein was modified relative to this genomic sequence to represent the inferred CDS: inserted 4 bases in 4 codons; substituted 3 bases at 3 genomic stop codons), which codes for MPTVVLSCPGQAGPEVPCSHXVWXDTSLLLAITALLLALKNKNVRKRRPITLQHPEAKFLLPXLRKRXWQISYNTRRFRFGLPSPDHALGLPVGNYVNLLAKMDGVLVVRAYTPVSTDEDLGFVDLTIKIYFKNVHPNHPEGGKMTQYLENMKTGDTSFFXGPSGHLFYHGSGTGGLRSTYETSELENKLVHHLGMIAGGTGVTPLLQXPSGKTRMSLVRANQTQEEILVRKELEEVDRTHAKQFNLWYTLDRPPVGWKYXSGFITEDTIKEHLPPPGRFSFILVCGPPPLIQRAVHPNLEKLGYTRDMIFTY